Proteins co-encoded in one Streptomyces sp. NBC_01237 genomic window:
- a CDS encoding acyl carrier protein, producing MTRDRSAVIALTGTDRAGASTAPAESDAPVDHAQDVREFMFGAWSDLLGCHNLTEHADFFTRGGDSLLFTRLVRRVGKEFGVVIPLHDMSRRNLGDQIDLVHTLRTRGISGRARPAVTTSGIRTFLAEQWRDVLDCPTPSDGSDFFALGGDSLLVTRLVRRVGKEFGVEVSVRDILTATTLADQTRLVSGLLTEALRPAPLLRRRAA from the coding sequence ATGACCCGTGACCGCTCTGCCGTCATCGCCCTCACCGGTACCGACCGGGCCGGCGCCTCCACAGCACCCGCCGAATCCGACGCACCCGTCGATCACGCCCAGGATGTGCGGGAGTTCATGTTCGGCGCCTGGAGCGATCTGCTCGGCTGCCACAACCTCACCGAACACGCGGACTTCTTCACCCGCGGCGGCGACTCGCTGCTGTTCACCCGGCTCGTACGGCGCGTCGGCAAGGAGTTCGGCGTCGTGATCCCGCTGCACGACATGTCGCGGCGGAATCTGGGCGACCAGATCGACCTCGTCCACACGCTGCGCACCCGCGGCATCTCCGGGCGCGCCCGGCCCGCCGTCACGACGAGCGGCATCCGGACCTTCCTGGCCGAGCAGTGGCGGGATGTCCTCGACTGCCCGACCCCGTCCGACGGTTCGGACTTCTTCGCCCTGGGCGGCGACTCGCTCCTGGTCACCCGGCTCGTACGGCGCGTCGGCAAGGAGTTCGGCGTCGAGGTCTCGGTGCGCGACATCCTGACCGCCACGACGCTGGCCGATCAGACCCGGCTGGTGAGCGGCC